Proteins found in one Venturia canescens isolate UGA chromosome 6, ASM1945775v1, whole genome shotgun sequence genomic segment:
- the LOC122412700 gene encoding uncharacterized protein, which yields MRYSGLPSSHPVSELLEISLQLQRICTRGCLPLQKWTSNSPAALQHLDSSALQPEAVSIESEDSTTKLLGLVWDPIKDVFRFNLQANFSSTITKRIALSETASLFDPLGFISPVIITAKIFMQELWLAKLQWDDLLPERLQLRWWQFRESLSDLPLISLPRWLHSSPTDSVELHGFSDASQLAMAAVVYLRSTSSDGSTSVTLLASKTRVAPLKRLSIPRLELSAALLLARLIAYIQKMLPLNGAPVYLWTDSSVTLTWVSSQPARWKDFVRNRVSLIQELTSTAKWRFISGKENPADCASRGLTPLQLSKHSLWWSGPTWLMNTSENWPAQPLNLPTDAPLEHRPGFSFTSNLEPIGEIWDLVQRYSSLTRLLRITAMCQRALHRFKRSSPVRTDIQLTPDDLEQARLFWVLHIQSAHFAAELRSISNGNFLTRGHFLSALTPFIDSHGTLRVGGRLQHSSLNSEVKHPVILPRHSTFTTLVITDAHFKTLHGGT from the coding sequence ATGCGCTATTCCGGCTTACCTTCGTCACATCCTGTCTCAGAGCTTCTAGAAATTTCCCTTCAACTTCAAAGGATCTGCACTCGCGGTTGCCTTCCCCTTCAGAAATGGACTTCAAATTCACCAGCGGCTCTTCAACATCTTGACTCTTCAGCCTTACAACCTGAAGCAGTTTCGATTGAATCGGAGGATTCGACGACGAAGCTTTTGGGCCTAGTCTGGGATCCCATCAAGGACGTATTTCGGTTCAACCTTCAGGCAAACTTCTCTTCAACAATAACTAAGCGGATCGCCCTCTCGGAAACTGCTTCCTTGTTCGATCCCCTTGGTTTTATTTCTCCGGTAATCATTACAGCCAAAATCTTCATGCAGGAGCTCTGGCTCGCAAAACTGCAGTGGGACGACCTTCTCCCGGAACGACTTCAACTTCGGTGGTGGCAATTCCGTGAAAGCTTGAGCGATCTGCCCCTCATTTCGCTTCCtcggtggctacattcgtctcCCACGGACTCGGTCGAACTTCATGGGTTCTCTGACGCTTCGCAGCTAGCCATGGCTGCTGTGGTTTACCTTCGATCAACTTCTTCAGACGGCTCGACTTCTGTCACGCTCCTCGCTTCCAAAACGAGAGTGGCCCCTCTAAAACGGCTAAGTATCCCTCGCCTCGAGCTTTCGGCTGCTCTTCTACTGGCTCGGCTCATTGCATACATCCAGAAAATGCTTCCGCTAAACGGCGCGCCTGTCTATCTCTGGACGGACTCGTCGGTTACTCTCACCTGGGTCTCTTCACAACCAGCTCGCTGGAAAGACTTCGTCCGGAATCGAGTTTCACTCATTCAAGAATTGACTTCAACGGCAAAATGGCGCTTCATTTCGGGAAAGGAGAACCCAGCGGACTGTGCTTCGCGAGGACTGACTCCTCTTCAGTTGTCCAAGCATTCTCTCTGGTGGTCCGGTCCCACTTGGCTAATGAACACTTCGGAAAACTGGCCGGCACAGCCACTAAACCTTCCCACGGACGCTCCACTCGAGCATCGGCCCGGCTTCAGCTTTACTTCAAATCTCGAGCCAATAGGCGAGATTTGGGATCTTGTTCAACGGTATTCTTCATTGACACGACTTCTTCGAATCACGGCAATGTGTCAACGAGCTCTTCATCGTTTCAAGCGCTCCTCACCGGTTCGGACGGACATACAGCTTACTCCAGACGATCTTGAACAAGCAAGACTCTTCTGGGTACTACATATACAATCGGCTCATTTCGCTGCGGAACTTCGATCAATCTCAAACGGAAATTTTCTGACACGGGGTCATTTCCTGTCGGCCTTGACTCCCTTCATCGATTCGCATGGAACTCTTCGCGTCGGGGGACGCCTGCAGCATTCCAGTCTAAATTCGGAAGTAAAACACCCGGTGATTCTTCCTCGTCATTCGACGTTTACGACGCTCGTCATCACTGACGCGCACTTCAAGACTCTTCACGGCGGAACTTAA